tccaagattgacctcagatctgggtactaccagctgaaaatcagaccccaagatattccgaagacggcatttgtaaccagatatggcctgtatgagtgcacggtcatgtcctttggattgaccaatgccccagcttacttcatgtatctcatgaataaggtcttcatggaatatttggacaagtttgtcgttgtcttcattgatgacattcttgtcttctcgaagacggaagaagagcacgagcaacacttgaggatggtcctagacaagcttcgagagcaccaactgtatgccaagttcagcaagtgcgaattttggctgcgtgaagttggattcttgggtcatgttttgactgaagaaggattgtcggtcgatcccactaagattgaagccgtgactgaatggcaatccccaagcaatgtgaaggaagtcagaagcttcctcggactcgcgggatattaccgcaagttcgttgaaggattctcaagcattgcccgacccatgactcagctcttgaagaaggacaagaagtttgaatggacgccgaagtgtgaagagagcttccaggagctgaagaagagactgaccaccgccccagttctggccacaccagatatacacaaggagtttgtgatatattgtgatgcgtcaagaaccggactgggaggtgttctgatgcaagagggcagagtcgtagcttacctttcaaggcaactacggcctcatgaagagaactatgctactcatgaccttgagttggcagctgtagttcatgccctgaaaacatggcgacattacctcctagggaagcggtgtgagatatacacggatcacaaaagtctgaagtatattttcactcagaaggaattgaacatgaggcagagaaggtggctagagttgatcaaggattatgacctcagtgttcaataccaccctgggaaggctaatgtggtagcagatgcattaagcaggaaggcttgttccttgaatgctatgcttaaggaaaggctacccgccttgtatgtagaacttgaaagcttcgggttggaactggttgcaccaggattcttagccaaccttgaagtcaagcctaccctgatggatgatattaaggaagctcagaagggacacgagagtattgaaggcatcaagaggaagatcaaggcaggcaaggccccaggattctcagaggatgagcaaggaattgtgtggtttgggaatcgcatttgcgtacccaacaaGATTGAGCTCAAGAATTTGATCCTGCAAGAAactcatgacaccccgtattccatccaccccggaggaaccaagatgtatcaagacctaaaggaaagattctggtggcatggcatgaagagagagatagctactttcgtcgctaagtgtgacatatgccaaagggtcaaggctgaacatcagcgacccgctggattgttacagcctctcaaggtgcctgaatgaaaatgggataaagtcggaatggacttcatcacaggattacctaggtcaaataagggacatgactccatctgggtcatagtcgaccatttgaccaaagtagcccatttcattcctgtcaaaacgacttacaagggaaaccagctagccagcctctacatcaacagaatcgtaagccttcatggtgttcccaaggagattgtgtcagaccgaggaacccagtttacctcaaggttctggaagaagttccaagagacCATGGGGACCAAgctgtccttcagcactgctttccacccacagaccgaagGTCAGACAGAATGAGTGAATCAGATACttgaagacatgctccgagcctgtgtcttagcatatggagctaagtgggaagattgcctccctttcgccgagttctcctacaacaacagttatcagtcaagcctccagatggcaccatttgaggtgttgtatggacgcaagtgtcgcacacccctcaattggtcagagatcggagaaggactagtctttgggcccgatatcctccgtgaagcagaagagcaagtccagcttgtcagagagcgtttggaaactgccaagtcaaggcagaagagctacgttGACTCACGTCGGAGAGACATGAccttccgagttggagaccatttctatctccgggtcacacctctcaagggaacccagcgtttccatgtcaaaggaaagctcgccccaagatacatcggccccttcaagatcactgaccgacgaggagaagtggcttaccagttggaactgccacctgaactatccgatgtgcacaacgtattccacgtgtcgcaactccggaaatgtctccaagtcccaaacaagcctgatctttacaaggatgtcgatcaccaagccattgaccttcagcctgatttgacctaccgtgaaaggcccatctgcattttggatgaggctgagcgacgcactcgaagccgcaccatcaagtacttcaaggtccagtggagcaaccacactgaagcagaagcaacctgggaacgtgaagactaccttagatccgagtttccatatctctttaaagcctagtttaggaatctcggggacgagatttgtaggggggtaggtctgtcacaccctgcattttgtaacatgtcatttgcattaataaagcatgaaaatttggaccaacaaaaacttttgcattatttggcttttattttggagttggttttctctctgtgattttttcaagtgctctttaaagtcaactactccaccttctgtacttcatctccttgccccaaacttctgcccaatgatcatgccatgtgtatagtataatatagtattttcttacaaaaataatttggccaaatagtattttcaaaaattagttctCCAAAAACCCCTCGATTGAGGTTTGCACTTCAAGTacctgatttggggtatgaaaaatatttcaaaaggtatatttgaaacctattagatataggattcccataaaccccaaaaatataattttaaaagttattttcctattttatttaaaagctttttctaaaggctagaaatggtctttaatagggaaaaattattttattattttaaaaatatttgataaaaatcagggAAACTAAGTGGGCATaaatttcccatatataagagtttcaacacatggtcatgttcaaaatattggacaaaacctcccaaaaccatttctgcccatttcaagaatttgaaatatttctacaggaaatatttccataaaaatccaagaaaaatccagcaagtcacaaattcatattgtgatgatcttgcaaagcttcacttcaatcaaggtcattttggtcCACCAAAATGCCCCATAACCCTTTCTGTTCAGAACCTAATTTTagcaagtttgtactaccaactttcttcCCTTAAcctcaacttttgtgagcatgttcacatgaccaaatgaggccactacaccaagtagtgcatcaaggagaagtgttatgctcaactagatctacacaagtctatttctgctcatttctagggtttacaaaagttgcattggcaactttgcccaaataagctccaaattggtgagaggccctaattatatgtgtcatttcaccctgtggagtctcatgacaattgaaaatcatttgcttgccaaaacctttatcaaacaccttctgccacttttcaaaaatcaccattttgaccactaaaactattctccttgagctcaactttttaccacagctcctcctagtctcctttcacctccagtaacaatggaaaATCCACAGCTCCATTATTGGATGGGTGAAACCAcctctttctctctctggacagcccatttctccctcttcttctacctctctcctctcctactggccaTCCAGAGCATTCAATGCCTCTCCCTACTTCTTTACTCCACCCTTGAGCTACTGGACATGGTTGGCCGCGCCCACAAGGCATAGAAAATGCCATGCCGGctatttgggcgctctggagcgcgctacagtgcgctttcatactgtagccgccctctgcccgacgcctccgaccacctcgggcctcccccgcgcgcctgccgatgcgcctcggcgtccgcagcacgctacgcggtcggccccctcctctctcctcctccccgcgcctccgcgctagcaaacaccggccgcccgagcgcgccaatggcgcggctcacacgcgcgcacctctgacctctccccactccctctctctgTCCCTCCCAACGTAGTCGAcgtccaggaacaccccagacatGTCCACGCGCGTCCCCGTGACCCACAACAACGGCAACAACCTCGCCGGTGCACGGGTCTATGGTGAGCCGTGGCTCGCCTACTTAAAGGCCTTCCCGAGCccccctctcctcaccactcgctctctcactcccCTAAACACCCCCCTACACCACTCACCCCTCTCCAGacgagcccgagctcgagatcgagctcgagctccgccgcctcgggtcgccgtcgatcccACGGTACAggcctcccctgctcctcctctgcctcgatctggaacccccgagcacccctgaccatttcccccttcttccccgcctcttttgcagccggaaacggccgaAGCCGTCGACGCCCGAAGCCTCTCCGCCAcgagacctcgtcgccggcgagccaGGCAACTCCGGTGACGtccaccacctccacccgaacggcgactcgaCGCTGAGTCCAGCCGTACCCTCGCCCGACCTCGCCATGGCCTacatcgtcgccggtgagctcgccgccctctctgacccagggttgacgacgacggccgtggggcccgtcCGTCAGCCTCATGCCCTGACGCCtgggtcccgcccgtcaggtttgaacctggcgcgcgcgcgtgcaccagtgcgttgggccgcctctctggctgggcctgctgccaTGCGGCTGTTTTGGCCAGCAGGCACagggcccttttctttttctttttctttttctgtcacttttccaaaaattccacatgataaaatatatgtccaaataaattaattccaattcctaaattcccaaaatattgcaacctatttaatggtgcaactttcattcaaatccaacaaccttttcttcactgtaaatatttaaatgtgattttaagcatttaaatatgcctttgtaaatccatttctcctgttctgctactccaaatccaaaactaggaattttccccttcttggtTTTCCACCTAGTATTTtagagcactttggtttttctgttttattattgccttattttctcgttattattttgcgacgatagattgcgttgctgacgaaggagttggaccagaagactttgaagacccagaagactttgttgagccaggcaagcagccctttgaccatgtctatgaaacccttttttatgcatgtcatatagcaccatattgttgttgcaacggaatcatgatgaggcggtaaccactttgatgggttgcctctgttacttcctcattgatacttgcattctgcatgaccctacctccttatgagggttatgccggtgggagtagataggatgctaaagtagtgctacgcaaaaagggacgggaatatgcatagtgatggagacaaagtattttcaaaagacttttcgaaaaccccatcgggtgccacttatgcccgggggagatgatgagttgggtagccacttgatgacgaagtggtgtaccgaggcaagtgtgtgtgttgttttcaaaacggattggtttaagttgcgaccgttattccaaccttacatgcgcaaccactctacccttgtatgggaaagggcattattgattacctaggccgatactagcttggagcacgcattactagtgacgggggagagttggtgctctctctcgggacggggtcgtgccaggtagggcggccatgactgttttcacaaggcaccggacacaccgttggtaccccgtgcttgtggtatgtgatgaaaatgggagcgaggctccacaattttaagatgtgaaatattgggcacgggggttactgccaatcgagtggactctatgttagtgtcgtctagggaaagatagtgaccgggtgcttaccccgggtacttgaggtaccgcgggtcatggatgacacggaagttctccggatcttgtgggtaaagtgtgcaacctctacagagtgtaaaactattcgaatagccgtgtccacgatcaaggacagttgggtaaccgctcttgggctacgtccacatgtttacaaactagtgtgtgtgtttggataagtgggaagaactacttgggtcaagtcaaaggacttgacatgattgagttgggttgatgcccactctatttatgttgatatctgtaacctatcctcatggttaattgaattctcctgatgcatgtcttacaagttgttgaacatgtcattgcactcaaaactagctttccgcaaaaatttacctatatcatgcattattgtaccttgaaccaaaacatggattgcttgcgagtacattcaaagtactcattggcttgccactggttatttaattggccgggcatggaagaacatgagttcgaagaagagttttttggagacgaacatgcaaattaggacgtttcccagtcaaaatgcctgtagggttaaggcagatggcatgggttctactcatcgacgaagatttccgctgcttgtgtttcatttgatgttcagcccttaaggctttatcaatgtaagacttgaccataatggtcataatttgtgtgaGACGGTATGCATGGATGTaaactcttgttattcagcttctgtgtgttcagtgagcattgatctctgagatcactgtacacgtgcattcggtgatctcgacttatgagtcggggtccccacaatttcacttttgccactcttagcttttgataatATATCACTTTTACCATtcagtggcaaaagcaaaattttcagagtggcaattgtgatacattgtcaaaagctaagagtggcaaaagtgaaataaaaaattatcggttttgccatggaatggcatttgtgatgtattgtcaaaagcaaagagtggcaaaagtgagatgttAAATTCTAAAGTGGCATAAGCAAAattggcaaaagctagagtggcaaaaacaaagttttccgtTCTCCGAATATCTAAATGCACCTCCAAATCAGGTTCCCGTGTAATATTGTTCCATGAACTTGTTCTCACAATAATACGGATTTATATATTCCAAGTTCTCCattatttacttgacctgatgacATGCCTCTCTGCAGCAATAGGGCTCAACTTTTTAAACTGAATATTGTACATCTATACTGAATTTAGTGTCTCCTTGTATTGGCTGGAACAATTTGTGATGTGCCATAGATACACGAGCAGTTTTAGCATGTTCCCTCTTACATCCTCTTTCCATATGAGAGGTAAGAGTACGTAGTAGATCTGAGCCGTTGATCACATTAATTAGTGGTTGGATtaatttttaacttcttaccttaTATGTAAAAAGAaggggtaagagggagcatgttaaaatttgCCATAGATATACACTTAGGTGCTCACTCGCTCACAAATATATTTGTGATGTGCTAATTGGTTTCTGCAGTACAGGATATGCTCCTCCTCTTGAGAACACAATTTGCATTCCTGTCAGCAGTAGTAAATTGGGTAGCCGGATATCTGGATTTGTCATCATACACGAGAGATTCAGAATTCTCAGAAATAAACCAAGCTTGAAGCTATTTTCAGATTACATATTGCCATGTTTTGTCCTAGCTTCGTCATCGTTATGGGCTGGGTCCGGTGTACAATACAATATTTTAATCTGTCGATCGATTAACATGTTAGCAATCCATTAGGGAACAAACCATCCTAAACTTGGCCTGCTTATAGCAGCTGACTACGGCATGTGTAAAGGAAACACTCAAGGGATCCCTTGCGTGCTGTGTAGGCCGACTGTGTCCAAAAAGAGAAGCGGCATGCGTACCTGTCAACCAACACGTTGCCGCAGTTAAATCTCTCTTTAGGGTCCCTTGCCTCCAAAGTATGGCATCCCATTGCATGGACCGCCTATTTCCTCCCTTACCAAGTTACCAAGTCACAGTGAGCTCCAAGCATCCAGAGAGTAACAACCGAACACAGTGTCAAAATTGTGCTTGTGTGCGTGACATAGAAATTAGAAAAGGAGAGATGGCGACGACGGACTGGGGCCCAATCATCGTGGCGGTGGTGCTGTTCATCCTGCTGTCGCCGGGGTTCCTGTTCCAGCTGCCGGCGAGGGTGAGGGTGGTGGAGTTCGGCAACATGGGCACTAGCGGCTTCTCCATCCTCGTCCACGCCATCCTCTACTTCTGCTTGCTCACCATCGCGGTTGTGGCCATCGGAGTGCATGTGTATGCCTCCAAACCCGGTCCAGTAGGGTAACTATGTGCCTACTCTCCGGTCATTCATGGGGTGCTTTTTTGTTTGAACAGGGGCAGGGGCTCCAAGGCCCCAGAAGCTGCCAATCATGGGGTGCTGTGTTGGTGTTGGATTCCTTTGATTTGTTTGCCTGTCTTTCTATCTTTTAGACACAGAACTAAGTGAGAAATGGAAATTATGTATGTGTAAATCGTGTGTTTATAAAGATGACATGCATGATGCATCCACGAAATTTGAGCAAATTGGTTCCTATTGATTTTTCTTCGCACTCGAGGTCGGAGAACCAGTCTATTTCTTAGGAGCCCCCGTGAAGAGTTGAGCGCTCCTTTCTTCAATGGTGTTCGGTGTCACGTCACGTCGAcaacccttcttccctttgcctgtGTCTGATGTTCAAAATTTGGGATTGTTCCGTTTGGTCTATTGACATGTCTGCCAACCTGTCGATCCAATTGGCGAACCAAAGCAAAAAATAACGCCCGAGCTTATGAAACGTCGTCCCCAGACTCTAATCCCCCTGGCTCTCGCGTCGCCCGCCACAGGCGATACAAGAGTGACCTGACCCCAGCCCTACCgtcacccctccccctcctctcacATGCATGCCGTCTTGCGAAGGTATCGTTGCAAGGGGGAGGGCGGTGTTCTGGCTCACAGTCCTCCCTAGAGGTGTCATTCAAGGGAAGGGTGGGGGGTTTTGGACCCGCTGCGAGGTGTTTTGTGGCGCCGGCGGTGCTCCGCTCTCCGGAACGTCGGCAATGTTGTTGGCAAGTTGGTTCTTCTATAATGATTCATCGGCTCTCTGCCCTGTTTGCCTCTAGATTATCGGTCGATGGACGGTTTCCGCATGTTGTGCCACGATTTGGGCGTAGGGGACATCTGGATCTCCCCTTCGACATTGGCCCGAGTCGATGGGCATCTGAATCGACGTTTTCTCCATGCGGTCCAGATCCTCTCGTCTAGCTTGGTTGTTTTTCTACCGGATGTTGTTGCtctgttgtttgagtttgcatcaGGCCCTCCAGCGGTTTGATTCAGGTTTCGTTGTGGTGGTCCCTTCTAATTGTTGCTTTGCTTTGTAGTTCTTCATCGTGAGCGAGCTTCGCCTGCTATCTTTCATTTTTTATCAAGCTCCATTGTATCTTAGCCGGTTGATCGCTTCATTAGTTTGGAGTTGGGCATTTATGCTTTTGCTCTAAAAAACAACGCATGCACCATATGATCGAAGCCATGGGAAAAGAGAAGCACCAATTGGAGAACCGGTGAGACCTACATTGAGTGTACCATGACCCAACCGTCATCAGATGTAGCCATGCCCCTAGAAGGCCTCCTCCAACACGGGTAGAGCGATAGGGAATTGTGGACGACACCCCCACACACCCCAATGGTGGCTTCGCTCTATCCCCGGGCAACATCAAAATCCCAACAAAGCGACACGGGTTCCCTCACGGCTAAGCTTAGATCAAACCATCGCTCACGACCAACGGACAAGTGGGATGCACAACAAAAACAAAATTTTGTGTCTTGAAGTCAT
The sequence above is drawn from the Triticum aestivum cultivar Chinese Spring chromosome 7A, IWGSC CS RefSeq v2.1, whole genome shotgun sequence genome and encodes:
- the LOC123152213 gene encoding uncharacterized protein, yielding MATTDWGPIIVAVVLFILLSPGFLFQLPARVRVVEFGNMGTSGFSILVHAILYFCLLTIAVVAIGVHVYASKPGPVG